The nucleotide sequence GTCCGGCCAGACGGTCATCAACGTCACCAATGGCAAGATCATCCGGCTGCTCGTCAACGACGAGCCGTTCGACCTGCGCTACGGCAGGCTCATCAGCCACGAGCGCGTGCTCGACCTGCGCGGCGGTGTGCTGCGCCGCACCGTCGAGTGGGCCTCGCCGGCCGGCTGTGTCGTACGGGTGCGTTCCACCCGGCTCGTCTCCTTCAGCCAGCGCGCCATCGCCGCCGTCGCCTACGAGGTCGAGGCGGTCGACTCGCAGGTGCGGATCGTCATCCAGTCGGAACTCGTCGCCAACGAACAGCTCCCGCACACCGCCGGCGACCCGCGCACCGCCGTGGCCCTCGAATCGTCGCTCGACGCCGAGGAGGACCTGGCGGACGGCAACCGGCTGCGGCTGGTCCACCTCACGCGCAAGAGCGGGCTGCGGGTCGCCGCCGCGGCCGACCATGTCGTGGAAGGGCCCGCGCCGACCCGTACCAGCAGCGAGAGCGGCGACGACGTCAGCCGGCTCACCGTCACCTCCGTACTGGAGGCGGGGCAGAAGCTGCGGATGGAGAAGCTGGTCTCCTACGGCTGGTCGAGCATCCGCTCGCTGCCCGCTGTGCGGGACCAGGTCGACGCGGCGCTCGCCGGCGCCTTCAGCACCGGCTGGCAGGGGCTCGTCGACGAACAGCGCGCCTATCTGGACGACTTCTGGGAGCGGGCCGACGTCGAGGTCGACGGCGACGAGGAGATCCAGCAGGCCGTACGGTTCGCCCTGTTCCACGTCCTCCAGGCCGGCGCGCGCGCCGAGCAGCGCGCCATCCCGGCGAAGGGGCTGACCGGGTCGGGCTACGACGGCCACTCCTTCTGGGACACCGAGACCTTCGTGCTGCCGCTGCTCACCTACACCGCGCCGAGCGCGGTCGCCGAAGCGCTGCGCTGGCGGCAGAGCACCCTGCCGGCCGCCCGGGACCGGGCGGATCAACTCGGCCTCAAGGGCGCCGCGTTCCCCTGGCGGACCATCGAGGGCTCGGAGTGCTCCGCCTACTGGCCGGCCGGCGCGGCCGCCTTCCATGTGAACGCCGACATCGCCGACGCCGCCATCCGCTATGTGGCGGCGACAGGTGACGAGGGGTTCGAGCGCGAATGCGCCGTCGAACTGCTGGTGGAGACGGCTCGGTTGTGGCGCTCGCTCGGCCATCACGACCCGCACGGCGCCTTCCACATCGACGGCGTGACCGGCCCCGACGAGTACAGCGCCATCGCCGACGACAACGCATACACCAACCTGATGGCCCGGGCGAACCTGCTGGCCGCTGCCGACGTGGTGGAGCGGCATCCGCACAAGGCAGCCGAGTTGGGGGCGGACGCCGAGGAGAGCGCCGCCTGGCGGGACGCGGCCGAAGCGATGCACGTCCCGTACAACGCGGAGCTGGGGGTGCACGAGCAGGCCGCCGGATACACCGGCCACCAGTACTGGGACTTCGCGGCCATGCGCCCCGAGGACTATCCGCTGATGCTGCACTTCCCCTACTTCGACCTCTACCGCAAGCAGGTGGTCAAGCAGGCCGACCTGGTGCTGGCGATGTACAAGTGCAGTGAGTTCTTCACCGAGGAGCACAAGGCCCGTAACTTCGCCTACTACGAGCCGATCACCGTACGGGACTCGTCGCTCTCGGCCTGCAGCCAGGCGGTCATCGCTGCCGAGGTCGGCCATCTGCACCTGGCCTACGACTACTTGGTCGAGGCCGCGCTGATGGACCTGGAGGATCTGGAGAGCAACACCCGGGACGGACTGCACATCGCGTCCCTCGCCGGTACCTGGATGGCGCTGGTCGCCGGCTTCGGCGGGATGCGGCACACCGGCGACTCGCTGGCGTTCACCCCGCGGCTGCCCGAGCGGTTCAGCAGGCTGGCGTTCACGATGGAGCTGCTGGGGCGGCGGCTGAAGGTGGAGATCAAGAGCGACGCCGCCACGTACACGCTGGTGTCGGGGGCGCCGATGAAGATCTCCCACCACGGCGAGACGCTCACCGTCTCGGGCGAGGCGCCGGAGACCCGGCACATCGCGCACGCCCCCTCCCGCCCGGCCCCCGACCAGCCGCCGGGGCGCAGGCCGGACCACAGGGAGCACCGGGAGGACCGGCAGCACAACAGCTGAGCGAGGAGTCCGGAGGGACGTCTGAGGTGAGAACGAACATGTTCGCTACGAACTTGTTCGCAGCGAACATGTTCGTTATGGTCGAGGTATGACAGCAGACGCCGACGTACCCCGAAGCCGCCGGGAGCGGCCCGCGAAACCGGCCCTGACCCGGGCCGGGATCGTCGCGGCAGCCGTCGAACTGATGCGGGCCGAAGGTCTGGAACGGGTCACCATGCGCCGGCTGGCGCAGCAGCTCGACACCGGACCCGCCTCGCTCTACGTGTACGTCCGCAACACCGCGGAACTGCACGCGGCCGTACTCGACGAACTGCTCGGCGCCGTCGAGCTGGCCCCCGCGGGGGCGGGCGACTGGCGCGACCGGCTCGTACGCGTCCTCACGTCGTACGTGGACGTGCTGTTCGCGCATCCCGCCCTCGCCAGGTCGGCCCTGGTCGCCCGGCCCTCGGGTGCCCACTACCTCGATCTGGTCGAGGCGCTGCTCGCGTTGCTGGCCGAGGGCGGTGTACCACGGCGGGAGGCGGCCTGGGCGCTCGACCTGCTGCTCCAGCACGCGACGGCCACCGCCGCCGAGCAGGCCACCCGAGGCCAGGACACCGAGGCCCAGGACGACTGGGACGCGCTGACCGCCGCGGTGCGGGGCGCCGCCGACGAGCGGCATCCGCAGGTCGCCACGCACGGCGACGAGCTGCTGTCCGGGACCCCCCAGCAGCGTCTGAGCTGGGGCTTTCACGTCCTCATCGGCGGCATCCTCGCCACCCCGGCCCCCGAATAGGGCCGGCCCCACCCGCACTTCCAAGGAGCAGCCATGTCCACTCACCACCCCGTCACCGTTGTCGGCGCTGGACTCGGCGGCCTCAGCCTCGCCCGCGTCCTGCACGTCCACGGGATCGAGGCCGCCGTGTACGACCTCGACCCCTCACCGACCGCCCGCGACCAGGGCGGCATGCTCGACCTGCACGAGGACTCCGCGCAGGTCGCCCTGCGGGCCGCCGGGCTCTACGACGAGTTCCGTG is from Streptomyces sp. NBC_00370 and encodes:
- a CDS encoding TetR/AcrR family transcriptional regulator; the protein is MTADADVPRSRRERPAKPALTRAGIVAAAVELMRAEGLERVTMRRLAQQLDTGPASLYVYVRNTAELHAAVLDELLGAVELAPAGAGDWRDRLVRVLTSYVDVLFAHPALARSALVARPSGAHYLDLVEALLALLAEGGVPRREAAWALDLLLQHATATAAEQATRGQDTEAQDDWDALTAAVRGAADERHPQVATHGDELLSGTPQQRLSWGFHVLIGGILATPAPE
- a CDS encoding glycoside hydrolase family 65 protein, whose translation is MITHTSYAVEPWALRETGLNLDVLPQSESVFALSNGHVGWRGNLDEGEPHGLPGSYLNGVHELHPLPYAEAGYGYPESGQTVINVTNGKIIRLLVNDEPFDLRYGRLISHERVLDLRGGVLRRTVEWASPAGCVVRVRSTRLVSFSQRAIAAVAYEVEAVDSQVRIVIQSELVANEQLPHTAGDPRTAVALESSLDAEEDLADGNRLRLVHLTRKSGLRVAAAADHVVEGPAPTRTSSESGDDVSRLTVTSVLEAGQKLRMEKLVSYGWSSIRSLPAVRDQVDAALAGAFSTGWQGLVDEQRAYLDDFWERADVEVDGDEEIQQAVRFALFHVLQAGARAEQRAIPAKGLTGSGYDGHSFWDTETFVLPLLTYTAPSAVAEALRWRQSTLPAARDRADQLGLKGAAFPWRTIEGSECSAYWPAGAAAFHVNADIADAAIRYVAATGDEGFERECAVELLVETARLWRSLGHHDPHGAFHIDGVTGPDEYSAIADDNAYTNLMARANLLAAADVVERHPHKAAELGADAEESAAWRDAAEAMHVPYNAELGVHEQAAGYTGHQYWDFAAMRPEDYPLMLHFPYFDLYRKQVVKQADLVLAMYKCSEFFTEEHKARNFAYYEPITVRDSSLSACSQAVIAAEVGHLHLAYDYLVEAALMDLEDLESNTRDGLHIASLAGTWMALVAGFGGMRHTGDSLAFTPRLPERFSRLAFTMELLGRRLKVEIKSDAATYTLVSGAPMKISHHGETLTVSGEAPETRHIAHAPSRPAPDQPPGRRPDHREHREDRQHNS